The genomic region TATGTCGACTTCTCTTCCATCGGGGAATTTTATCCTTTCTGCCATTTTTCCTCTAATCTAATTATACTGTATTCTAAATTTAAAAAAAGTATGTTTATTAAAATAAGCAAAAATATACGTTTAGGTAAATATGTATACATAAATGAACATATATTCACATAAATATATACAACTTAGATACATGAGCGTAAACCGTGTTAATTAGAACATAATAATAGATTGTTTGGAAAAGAAATAATTAACTCTGTTAATTAACTCCTCCCTAAGTTATATTATATTTAATATTTATTCCATTAAGATAACATTCATTCATGAAATGGCAAACTGAATGTGAAAAAGCTTACTCTCTTGTTGTCCCGTATTTAAGAACTATACTTATTAAAAAATTAATAGATAGGGGAGTTCCGATAAGAAGAGCTTCCAAGATTGTAGGATTATCTATAACGTCTTATGAGAAGCACATAAAGGATGATAAAATTAAGAAAATATTAATGAATGAAGATATAAATGATATGCTTGATGCGCTTGCCAGCAGGCTTTATTCTGGAGACAAGATAGAACCTACCACTTTTTGCCTTGTGTGCTCTGCAACAAGGAAAATCTTTGATTTATCTCCTTGTATTTTCTAAGCTTTTTATTTTAGTTCACTCAAAAAATAGCTATGACAAAAATTCTGAGTAAATCCAAAATAGGGAATAAGTTAGTTGTAAAATTCGATACTAAGTTGCAATTTAACCCAGGAAATACTATTGACGTCATTATCGATAATGATAGGCGTACATTTTCAATAGCAAGTGCATCATGGGAAAATTTTATAATGATAACTACAAATATTAGAAATTCCCCATTTAAACAAAAATTATTGATGCTAAAAGAAGGAGACGAGGTAAAAATAGAAGGCCCGTACCAAGATGAATTTGTCATAAAAGACTCTCCTAAACATGTATTTGTAACTAAGGGTATTGGAATAACTCCAGTTAGATCTATGGCTCTATACTTGCTTAAAAATTCTCAAAATGTTATTATATATTATCAACCGGACGAGGATGGAGTAATTTTATTTAAAGAAGATCTTGGCAATATAATGAAAATAGAACAGATAAGCGATAAAATATTTAAGGAAAATCAAGATGCTATGTTTTACATAAGTGGAGAACCAGAATTTACTAAAATTGCTACTAAAATTGCAGTTGATAACGGAATAAAACCTGGTAAGATAGTTGTAGAGCCATTTAGTGGATATTAAGTAAATCAGACCACTGTTTTATTTCATTGTTCAAAACTCGGCAAAGTCATCATCATGATTACTATCAAATGCTGTGATATTTAAATCAGACGCTGGCGTATTCGTCATTAATCAGTAGCATGATCAATCATCATATGAAAAAAGCGTTTAGCCATCCTCTTCTCCTAAGAGTATTAAATATTTCTTTTCTCAAATTAACCTTATCTTTAAGTGGGCAATCATTACATTCTCTAATATCTTCTCCTTTTATGGAATAATACCAGAAAGAGATTGGATCTACTATGCTTATCTGATTATTAACATTCTGTAAAGCAAAAGGCATGTCAGTCATCATGGAATGAATTTCTATAACATCTTTTAATAAGCTTCTTGCATCGCTCTTAGATATTGCTAAATTAAGGAAATTAGAGAATAACTTATCATAATTCGAAAAATCTAAAATCCCATTTCTGGCAGATTGTGAGAAGGACGCAAATAGATACTCATTAATTTCCAATTTTCCAGAATTATGAAAATCTACTAGGCTAATCCCTCCTATTCTCAGTATTTTCTCATCTTTTTTTACAAATAAGCCAGCATAAAGTCTCCCTTTATTTAAACTGCTTAAATCGAAAAATTCTAATTCCTCAGTTCTTAGTCCTCCTTTATACGTTGATAAAAAGAATTTCCCTACTCTTTTATTAGCACTTCTACCTTCAAATTCTCCCTTTCCTTTATCACCATTATCTATAAAAGCAGCAGTAAAGAACGTTATATTATCTAGGGTAGTTAGCGGATTTCCATTATGCGGGTCTAACTTATTTGTGAATAATACTAAATAAAGTAATTTTAAATCTGGGCTAGCCGGTTCTATTTTTCCGTTCACTATACTTACGTTATTAACCATGAAATCAAAGTAGCTCGTTGCACCTATTTCTGGAACATAAGCTATAAGCTTTCCTTGATTAGATAGTAAAGGCACTACATAGAAAGGTTCTGAAACCTTCCTTAATTCGCTTATAATATCAGGCAA from Acidianus ambivalens harbors:
- a CDS encoding transcriptional regulator, whose protein sequence is MKWQTECEKAYSLVVPYLRTILIKKLIDRGVPIRRASKIVGLSITSYEKHIKDDKIKKILMNEDINDMLDALASRLYSGDKIEPTTFCLVCSATRKIFDLSPCIF
- a CDS encoding FAD-dependent oxidoreductase yields the protein MTKILSKSKIGNKLVVKFDTKLQFNPGNTIDVIIDNDRRTFSIASASWENFIMITTNIRNSPFKQKLLMLKEGDEVKIEGPYQDEFVIKDSPKHVFVTKGIGITPVRSMALYLLKNSQNVIIYYQPDEDGVILFKEDLGNIMKIEQISDKIFKENQDAMFYISGEPEFTKIATKIAVDNGIKPGKIVVEPFSGY